One part of the Vicia villosa cultivar HV-30 ecotype Madison, WI linkage group LG6, Vvil1.0, whole genome shotgun sequence genome encodes these proteins:
- the LOC131612643 gene encoding uncharacterized protein LOC131612643, translating to MDGRQGSGMQPFVEAPPKVAEQNRYSHKSIETLIVVIAVITIVGVIAGMIARLCGGRHFGGNGENDIEGWVENKCRSCIDAGLPPPPPPPPPAPAPAPKVEEPKAEIKPEAAAEGGDGGK from the coding sequence ATGGATGGAAGACAAGGGAGTGGAATGCAACCCTTTGTTGAAGCACCACCAAAAGTGGCAGAACAGAATCGTTATTCACATAAATCAATTGAGACACTTATAGTGGTGATAGCAGTGATCACTATCGTAGGTGTCATTGCTGGAATGATTGCGAGGTTGTGTGGTGGAAGACACTTTGGAGGCAATGGTGAGAATGATATAGAAGGCTGGGTTGAAAACAAGTGTAGAAGTTGCATTGATGCAGGACTTCCACCACCACCGCCGCCACCACCACCGGCACCGGCACCGGCACCAAAAGTTGAAGAACCAAAAGCAGAAATAAAGCCAGAAGCTGCAGCAGAAGGAGGAGATGGAGGTAAATGA